One genomic segment of Coffea arabica cultivar ET-39 chromosome 6e, Coffea Arabica ET-39 HiFi, whole genome shotgun sequence includes these proteins:
- the LOC113696833 gene encoding uncharacterized protein, giving the protein MNRNAARRKRYADMPQHLKDAMLRRRREKYAAQKIRSSSVHAPPSIVCPHRQSEQANRRSPSRSRLDSSCSALSSSSDQPLNPTDIQSSTATYISSQQSPPPTSSPRDSLLPHGARDTINSKEVSPFTSPTPPASSLARPAKRNLVSSQPAGAVQSAKRIKPNTTRLSRLEKIPSKPLTLPDVPCCRHCGAKRFYLEPPGFCCSNGAVSIVQHAMPYDLIRLFTGTDEESTEFRRNIRTINNNLAFTTFAAKYDRNLTKNSRGVYTFRVQGQVYHFLNSIVPSAPSPTGIQLLFYDYDDEVTMRLRDSPRLRADTLKFLIHTLQRNPYTKFFRSLREVPHLERHRIVLNSDPGLDQRVYNLPATSQVAAIWTESDDKDLEKNVHIQVYSHSSSSHRIQHYFACYDPLQYPLLFPRGESGWHHGIPKKNVSCPKKRNIDEDDMLSDVSLIEGPSELIDLEKTAAEKGKTKRDTVSAREYYCYKFQMRNNDMSMLLHARRLLQQFTVDVYVKIETSRLNFHRKKQNEIRSEVLKGVIDSMSVGCTTGNQVGRRIYLPASFIGGPRDMRRRYLDAMSLVQKFGKPDLFLTMTCNTMWKEIRDHLKYDEEPQDRPDLVARVFRAKFEVLKTEIVKKKLFGEVAAFVYVIEYQKRGLPHAHMLVILKPEAKPLNPEAYDRMVSAELPDPNEQSYLYSLVIKHMMHGPCGSLNKENVCMQNGVCKNHYPKEYIEHTTHSEDGYPHYRRRKNGRSVRVRNHSLDNRWVVPYTPYLLALIDCHLNVEICSTVKLVKYLYKYVYKGHDRVSFHIHSENDPETIDEIHEFQSARWVSAAEAMWRIYRFPLNEMTPSVYTLQLHLPGEQVVSFHKNTDLSDLVDSSDFAKTMLTEFFAMNRRSKQARKLKCLYREFPGHFVWHADKRNWTRRKRRKVIGRVVTVRPNEGERYFLRLLLSHVRAPRSFNHLLRVDGQLVSSFREAAFRMGLLQSDTYIEDTLDEAATFHMPCSLRALFAMLLVFCTPSNPISLWEKYEADLSSDLARTASITGCDSTYIKRYVLQDINRSLEQMGKHISDYRLVPDHLLFTDHERITKEIESEQTVRCSEHDLLAVSQLNTGQQAAYSAIMAEIFSPNGNSFFVDGPGGTGKTFLYRALLATLRTHGHIALAVASSGVAASILPGGRTAHSRFKIPLDASAAKTCQISKQSSTARLIVMAKLILWDEASMAKRDTIEAFDLLLKDIMDSDKPFGGKVVVFGGDFRQTLPVIQNATRDIQVQATFVNSALWSSLQKVTLTENMRALLDKPFSDFLLRVGDGTEPEDFDGKISLNNDILIPYDEKDSSLDRLLDSVFSDLRIYSCDPYLMINRCILSAMNSAVDDVNQTIIDRFPGQPYTYTSTDRTLNERDQGDYEDFLNSLNPKGLPPHKLILKNNCPVILIRNLNPAEGLCNGTRLICRELKQNTICAEIAVGQHRGKTVLLPRIPLQSADNEKNGIPFKRTQFPIKLCFAMTINKSQGQTLDYVGIYLREPVFSHGQLYVALSRAKTSSAVKVLIVPATYSDSATCTKTRNVVYREVLQLAKM; this is encoded by the exons ATGAATCGTAATGCGGCTCGACGCAAGCGCTATGCAGATATGCCGCAACATTTAAAAGATGCAATGTTGCGTCGACGGAGAGAAAAATACGCTGCTCAGAAAATACGGTCCTCTTCTGTTCATGCTCCTCCCTCGATTGTGTGTCCTCATAGGCAGTCCGAACAAGCCAATAGGAGGTCTCCTTCTAGGTCTAGACTTGATTCTAGCTGTTCTGCCTTATCAAGTTCGAGCGACCAGCCGCTCAATCCTACAGATATTCAATCATCTACTGCTACCTATATTTCGTCTCAGCAATCACCTCCTCCTACTTCTTCCCCTCGCGACTCGTTACTACCTCATGGAG CTCGTGACACTATCAACTCGAAAGAAGTGTCTCCCTTCACATCTCCTACTCCTCCTGCCTCTTCATTGGCCAGACCTGCTAAACGTAACTTGGTTAGTTCGCAACCAGCAGGTGCCGTTCAATCTGCCAAGCGGATAAAACCTAACACCACGCGGCTATCTCGTTTAGAAAAGATTCCATCTAAACCGCTGACCCTTCCTGACGTCCCTTGTTGCCGTCATTGTGGTGCTAAGAGGTTTTACCTTGAACCTCCAGGTTTTTGTTGTTCAAACGGGGCCGTTTCGATTGTGCAGCATGCAATGCCTTATGATCTAATTCGTCTTTTCACTGGGACGGACGAAGAAAGTACTGAATTTCGCAGGAATATTCGCACTATTAATAACAATCTTGCTTTCACTACTTTTGCTGCAAAATATGATAGGAACCTCACAAAAAATAGCCGCGGGGTTTACACCTTTCGTGTACAAGGTCAGGTCTATCACTTCCTTAACAGCATCGTGCCTTCAGCCCCCTCTCCTACGGGTATTCAGTTGCTATTCTATGACTACGATGATGAAGTGACAATGAGACTTCGAGACTCGCCCCGTTTGCGAGCCGACACTcttaaatttttaattcataCACTTCAGAGAAATCCTTATACCAAGTTCTTTAGGAGTCTTCGTGAAGTTCCTCACCTTGAAAGACATCGGATCGTGCTGAATTCTGATCCAGGATTGGATCAGCGGGTATACAATCTTCCAGCTACTTCTCAAGTAGCTGCAATTTGGACCGAGAGTGATGACAAAGATCTCGAGAAAAATGTTCACATTCAGGTGTACAGCCATTCCAGTTCCAGCCATAGAATACAACATTATTTTGCTTGTTACGACCCCTTGCAGTATCCGCTCTTGTTCCCTCGTGGGGAATCTGGCTGGCATCATggtattccaaaaaaaaatgtttcctGTCCTAAAAAAAGGAACATTGATGAGGATGATATGCTGAGCGATGTTTCCCTGATAGAAGGACCTTCTGAATTGATTGATCTCGAAAAAACAG CTGCcgaaaaagggaaaacaaaacGAGACACTGTGTCTGCCAGAGAGTATTactgttataaatttcagatgAGAAATAATGACATGTCGATGCTGTTACACGCAAGGCGTTTGTTACAGCAATTCACAGTTGATGTATATGTTAAGATCGAGACGTCAAGGCTTAATTTTCATAGGAAAAAACAGAACGAAATTAGATCCGAGGTCCTTAAGGGAGTCATTGATAGCATGTCTGTTGGCTGTACTACTGGGAACCAGGTTGGTCGTAGAATATATCTACCAGCTTCTTTCATTGGTGGCCCAAGGGATATGAGGCGTAGGTACCTAGATGCTATGTCTTTGGTGCAGAAATTTGGTAAGCCCGACCTGTTCTTGACTATGACCTGTAACACAATGTGGAAAGAGATACGTGATCACTTGAAGTATGATGAGGAACCTCAGGATAGGCCAGATTTGGTTGCTAGGGTGTTTCGGGCAAAGTTTGAGGTGCTTAAAACTGagatagttaaaaaaaaactatttggtGAAGTGGCGGCCTTTGTTTATGTAATTGAATACCAGAAAAGAGGCCTTCCTCATGCCCACATGCTTGTGATTTTGAAACCAGAAGCTAAACCATTGAACCCAGAGGCATATGATAGAATGGTTTCTGCTGAGCTGCCCGACCCAAATGAACAGAGTTACTTGTACTCCCTTGTTATAAAACACATGATGCACGGTCCTTGTGGATCACTGAACAAAGAAAATGTCTGTATGCAGAATGGAGTGTGTAAAAATCATTATCCGAAGGAGTATATTGAGCATACTACGCATTCTGAAGATGGCTACCCGCATTATAGACGAAGGAAAAATGGCAGATCTGTTAGGGTCAGAAACCATTCTTTGGACAATAGGTGGGTTGTCCCCTACACTCCATACCTTCTTGCTCTTATAGATTGTCACTTAAATGTCGAAATCTGTTCCACTGTTAAACTGGTCAAGTACTTGTACAAATATGTCTACAAGGGACACGATCGGGTGAGTTTTCATATACATTCTGAGAATGATCCAGAAACCATCGATGAGATCCATGAATTTCAGTCTGCTAGATGGGTATCAGCAGCTGAAGCAATGTGGCGCATTTATAGGTTCCCGTTGAATGAAATGACGCCTTCCGTTTACACGCTTCAGCTCCATCTTCCAGGAGAACAAGTTGTTTCTTTCCACAAGAATACGGATTTGTCAGATCTGGTTGATAGTTCGGATTTTGCTAAAACGATGCTGACTGAATTTTTTGCCATGAATAGGCGCAGTAAACAAGCGCGCAAGCTGAAATGCCTATATCGAGAGTTTCCAGGGCATTTTGTTTGGCACGCTGATAAGAGAAATTGGACTCGCAGAAAGCGTAGGAAAGTAATTGGCCGAGTGGTTACTGTCCGTCCCAATGAGGGTGAACGATATTTTCTAAGATTGCTTTTATCTCATGTCCGGGCGCCAAGATCATTCAACCACCTTCTCAGAGTCGATGGCCAACTTGTATCTTCATTTCGAGAAGCTGCCTTTCGAATGGGCCTGCTCCAGTCTGATACCTACATAGAAGACACTCTTGATGAAGCCGCTACATTCCACATGCCTTGTTCACTTAGAGCCTTGTTTGCAATGTTACTTGTTTTTTGCACTCCTTCCAATCCCATTAGTTTATGGGAGAAGTACGAAGCTGACTTATCCAGTGATTTAGCAAGAACTGCCTCTATCACCGGCTGtgattctacttatattaaGAGGTACGTGCTACAGGACATAAATAGATCATTGGAGCAGATGGGTAAGCACATAAGTGATTACCGTCTTGTTCCTGATCATCTTCTATTTACTGACCATGAACGCATAACCAAAGAAATCGAAAGTGAGCAAACCGTGCGCTGTTCAGAGCACGATTTGCTGGCTGTTTCTCAGCTGAACACTGGTCAGCAAGCTGCATATAGTGCCATTATGGCTGAGATCTTTTCGCCTAATGGCAATAGTTTCTTTGTCGATGGTCCCGGGGGAACCGGTAAAACCTTCCTATATCGTGCTTTGCTTGCTACTCTGCGGACGCATGGTCATATAGCCTTAGCAGTTGCATCATCCGGTGTTGCAGCCTCTATTCTTCCTGGGGGAAGAACTGCACATTCGCGCTTTAAGATCCCTCTTGATGCATCAGCTGCTAAAACTTGCCAAATTAGTAAGCAAAGCTCGACTGCTAGATTGATTGTTATGGCTAAGTTAATCCTATGGGATGAGGCTTCGATGGCAAAGCGAGACACCATTGAAGCGTTCGATCTGCTCCTCAAAGATATCATGGATAGCGATAAACCTTTTGGCGGTAAGGTCGTGGTCTTTGGCGGGGATTTTCGTCAAACTCTCCCGGTTATTCAAAATGCAACAAGGGATATTCAGGTTCAGGCCACCTTTGTTAACTCTGCTTTGTGGAGCAgtttacagaaggtcactctaACAGAAAATATGCGAGCTCTTTTAGACAAACCGTTTTCAGATTTTCTCCTTAGAGTGGGAGATGGAACTGAACCAGAAGATTTCGATGGGAAAATATCTCTGAACAATGACATTTTGATACCATACGACGAAAAGGACAGCTCTCTTGACAG GTTATTAGACTCAGTGTTTTCGGACTTGCGGATTTATTCCTGCGACCCCTATCTAATGATAAATAGGTGCATTCTCTCCGCAATGAATAGTGCGGTTGATGATGTAAATCAGACGATAATTGATCGCTTCCCAGGTCAGCCTTATACGTATACAAGCACTGATAGGACACTTAACGAGCGAGATCAAGGAGATTACGAAGATTTCCTTAACTCTTTAAATCCAAAGGGCCTCCCTCCTCATAAATTAATCCTAAAGAACAATTGTCCTGTCATTTTGATACGCAATCTCAACCCGGCTGAAGGCCTCTGCAATGGAACTCGCCTCATCTGTAGAGAACTCAAACAAAATACAATTTGTGCTGAAATTGCTGTTGGACAGCACCGAGGAAAAACAGTGTTGCTCCCAAGGATTCCGCTTCAGTCAGCTGATAACGAGAAAAATGGAATCCCTTTTAAGAGGACTCAGTTTCCAATTAAACTCTGTTTTGCAATGACTATTAACAAGTCACAGGGACAGACATTGGATTACGTGGGAATTTATTTACGTGAACCCGTGTTTTCGCATGGACAGCTTTACGTTGCTCTTTCTCGTGCAAAAACTTCGTCAGCTGTCAAAGTTCTCATTGTGCCAGCGACTTATAGTGATTCTGCTACCTGTACCAAAACAAGAAATGTTGTTTATCGTGAGGTCCTGCAATTAGCTAAAATGTGA
- the LOC113696164 gene encoding uncharacterized protein isoform X1: MSSLISECCFVCFFSPPFAITIVCCYQVSVDRLHRLWHLACPYCFAPNNFIETLGISCVACLKDLYVFPRPRVKLVVTDGTASISVIALGYEAEKLIGFTAYQLSQAEHEGVALNLRVAKALDGRVLCCYVSRSPESVRLAGVSFTIVTSYWAGETIPVID, from the exons ATGAGCAGTCTAATTTCTGAGTGCTGCTTTG TGTGCTTTTTTTCCCCCCCTTTTGCTATCACGATCGTTTGTTGCTATCAAGTTTCTGTTGATCGCTTGCATCGGCTCTGGCACTTGGCCTGCCCCTACTGCTTCGCACCCAACAACTTCATTGAAACTCTGGGAATTTCTTGTGTTGCCTGTCTTAAAGATCTCTATGTCTTTCCTAG ACCACGTGTTAAGTTAGTTGTTACTGATGGTACTGCTTCCATCAGTGTCATTGCCTTGGGTTATGAGGCTGAGAAACTGATAGGCTTCACTGCATACCAGCTTAGTCAAGCTGAACATGAG GGTGTTGCACTAAACCTCCGGGTTGCCAAAGCGCTCGATGGAAGGGTCTTGTGCTGCTATGTTAGCCGTTCTCCTGAATCCGTTCGATTGGCCGGAGTCAGCTTTACTATTGTTACATCCTACTGGGCTGGCGAAACTATACCTGTAATAGATTAG
- the LOC113696164 gene encoding uncharacterized protein isoform X2 produces the protein MRWREVCFFSPPFAITIVCCYQVSVDRLHRLWHLACPYCFAPNNFIETLGISCVACLKDLYVFPRPRVKLVVTDGTASISVIALGYEAEKLIGFTAYQLSQAEHEGVALNLRVAKALDGRVLCCYVSRSPESVRLAGVSFTIVTSYWAGETIPVID, from the exons ATGCGTTGGAGGGAAGTGTGCTTTTTTTCCCCCCCTTTTGCTATCACGATCGTTTGTTGCTATCAAGTTTCTGTTGATCGCTTGCATCGGCTCTGGCACTTGGCCTGCCCCTACTGCTTCGCACCCAACAACTTCATTGAAACTCTGGGAATTTCTTGTGTTGCCTGTCTTAAAGATCTCTATGTCTTTCCTAG ACCACGTGTTAAGTTAGTTGTTACTGATGGTACTGCTTCCATCAGTGTCATTGCCTTGGGTTATGAGGCTGAGAAACTGATAGGCTTCACTGCATACCAGCTTAGTCAAGCTGAACATGAG GGTGTTGCACTAAACCTCCGGGTTGCCAAAGCGCTCGATGGAAGGGTCTTGTGCTGCTATGTTAGCCGTTCTCCTGAATCCGTTCGATTGGCCGGAGTCAGCTTTACTATTGTTACATCCTACTGGGCTGGCGAAACTATACCTGTAATAGATTAG
- the LOC113696834 gene encoding protein NLP6-like: MRRPPYGIHNPNRPFCRIFLNFITSLEISPGQHLEIAIIDEALVKVRNILGIWTASGEILSLHGGAEFIWKGQGVVGKAFSSKSACFCRDIRQLSITEYPLVPITRRFKYPACFAVCLQSSCPNKCIYVLEFFLPMNEKPDGDLGTLLNELMETLKESLQSSFKIASGQELGQKLTVEVIKVSPEDEFDSFEICSATSIESTPRLGEVQGAEGMMQLDLSCQQVDAANGSMNGIHEQQNGSVGSTPRLAKGMMPVYFSSQLVDNANACINGVHAQQGGIVGSPLRLEHVQGFVNISYQELNLAGIDVAHNSMNGIYEKRNGVVRSSTQEVVQNMVSIAHDEPIVEDPQRDGARIEQRDNEVTNLKMQKPRCTLKSDLGITREVLEQNSTRRLGDAAKNIGVSQSTLKRICREYDIHRWPPRKAGKDTHEHHQSGATRLEDDNGMWVKAEYQGCMIKFRLPFSARKIDLEEKVAQRLNLAMGSFKIEYQDEDNDWIWITCDEDLRTFMSTLSSLGRTTIKMVFYVNPNIGYCHSLFSVAVYKVMAS, translated from the exons atgcgaagacccccctACGGAATACATAACCCAAATCgccccttttgtagaatttttttaaatttcatcacaAGCTTAGAAATTTCTCCAGGTCAACATTTAGAAATTGCTATAATTGACGAAGCATTGGTTAAGGTGAGGAACATACTTGGAATTTGGACTGCTTCTGGAGAAATACTAAGTCTTCATGGTGGTGCAGAATTTATTTGGAAGGGACAAGGGGTAGTTGGAAAAGCATTCTCATCCAAAAGTGCATGCTTTTGTAGGGATATAAGACAATTAAGCATAACAGAGTACCCGTTGGTACCCATTACACGACGCTTTAAGTACCCTGCCTGTTTTGCAGTTTGTTTGCAGAGCTCTTGCCCGAACAAGTGCATTTACGTACTGGAGTTCTTTTTACCTATGAATGAAAAACCCGATGGGGATCTTGGGACATTGTTGAACGAGCTAATGGAAACATTGAAAGAAAGTCTCCAGAGTTCTTTTAAGATCGCTTCAGGACAAGAATTGGGGCAGAAATTGACTGTTGAGGTTATAAAGGTCTCTCCAGAGGATGAATTTGATTCTTTTGAAATCTGCAGTGCTACTAGTATCGAATCTACACCTAGGCTTGGAGAAGTACAAGGAGCAGAAGGAATGATGCAACTTGATCTCTCATGTCAACAAGTTGATGCTGCAAATGGTTCTATGAATGGTATCCATGAACAGCAGAATGGAAGTGTTGGATCTACACCTCGGCTTGCAAAAGGAATGATGCCTGTTTATTTCTCATCTCAGCTAGTTGATAATGCAAATGCTTGTATAAATGGTGTCCATGCACAGCAGGGTGGGATTGTTGGATCTCCACTTAGACTAGAGCATGTGCAGGGCTTTGTCAACATATCATATCAAGAATTAAATCTTGCAGGAATTGATGTTGCGCACAATTCTATGAATGGTATTTATGAAAAGAGAAATGGAGTTGTTAGATCTTCAACACAGGAGGTTGTGCAAAACATGGTCAGCATAGCACATGATGAACCAATTGTGGAAGATCCTCAAAGAGATGGTGCTAGAATAGAACAGAGGGACAATGAAGTGACTAATTTAAAAATGCAAAAGCCTAGATGTACTTTAAAAAGTGACCTTGGAATTACTCGTGAGGTTCTTGAACAAAATTCTACGAGGAGACTTGGAGATGCTGCAAAAAATATTGGAG TTAGTCAATCTACATTGAAACGCATATGTAGGGAATATGATATTCACAGATGGCCCCCTCGTAAAGCAGGGAAGGATACTCATGAACACCACCAATCAGGTGCAACAAGGCTAGAAGATGACAATGGCATGTGGGTGAAGGCAGAATATCAAGGGTGCATGATAAAGTTCAGACTTCCATTTTCTGCCCGTAAAATCGATTTGGAGGAGAAGGTAGCACAGCGACTGAATCTAGCCATGGGAAGTTTTAAAATTGAGTATCAGGATGAAGATAACGATTGGATATGGATAACATGTGATGAAGATCTGAGAACGTTTATGAGCACATTAAGTTCACTAGGTAGGACTACAATCAAAATG GTCTTCTATGTAAATCCCAACATTGGGTATTGCCATTCACTCTTTTCAGTTGCAGTCTATAAGGTTATGGCAAGTTAA